The proteins below are encoded in one region of Ostrea edulis chromosome 3, xbOstEdul1.1, whole genome shotgun sequence:
- the LOC125673523 gene encoding protein jagunal homolog 1-like isoform X2, producing the protein MDSSIHRKRFSRQVKRCISESRAGDMASKYGSRPIGTDGSDHWHRESVAWQYKFSSLNKSRLRTDLIVHLSLGLLMIVRILPGLTSFLGVGPVSTLRKWSFPPPRPWEYAWVVCLMAVMVGWRSMARNEIRLLKQYVVGSVIFGILPVVYGFVEQSDDLYAYLNEKRFQGQFFGYPAVLVFYLFLFIAIQVHAFGVYFSYQLLKSWKPREKKTQ; encoded by the exons ATGGACtcgt CGATACACCGGAAAAGGTTTTCCCGGCAAGTGAAACGTTGCATTTCGGAATCGAGAGCCGGCGACATGGCATCCAAATATGGATCTCGACCTATTGGTACGGACGGGAGCGATCACTGGCACAGGGAGAGTGTTGCCTGGCAATATAAATTTAG TTCCCTGAACAAGTCCCGGTTACGGACCGACCTTATTGTTCATCTTTCCTTGGGTCTGCTGATGATAGTGAGAATCCTGCCCGGACTGACCTCATTCCTCGGTGTCGGACCAGTATCCACGCTAAGAAAATGGAGCTTTCCACCGCCGCGACCTTGGGAGTATGCGTGGGTCGTGTGCCTGATGGCGGTGATGGTAGGGTGGCGTTCCATGGCCAGGAATGAAATCAGACTTCTGAAGCAGTATGTTGTGGGATCTGTAATTTTCGGTATTCTTCCCGTGGTCTATGGGTTCGTTGAACAAAGTGATGACTTATACgcatatttaaatgaaaaaagatTCCAAGGACAGTTTTTTGGATACCCGGCAGTTCTCGTGTTCTACCTATTTCTTTTCATAGCCATTCAGGTTCATGCATTTGGTGTGTACTTTTCATATCAACTTCTGAAGTCATGGAAACCCCGGGAAAAGAAGACGCAATGA
- the LOC125673523 gene encoding protein jagunal homolog 1-like isoform X1, whose amino-acid sequence MASKYGSRPIGTDGSDHWHRESVAWQYKFSSLNKSRLRTDLIVHLSLGLLMIVRILPGLTSFLGVGPVSTLRKWSFPPPRPWEYAWVVCLMAVMVGWRSMARNEIRLLKQYVVGSVIFGILPVVYGFVEQSDDLYAYLNEKRFQGQFFGYPAVLVFYLFLFIAIQVHAFGVYFSYQLLKSWKPREKKTQ is encoded by the exons ATGGCATCCAAATATGGATCTCGACCTATTGGTACGGACGGGAGCGATCACTGGCACAGGGAGAGTGTTGCCTGGCAATATAAATTTAG TTCCCTGAACAAGTCCCGGTTACGGACCGACCTTATTGTTCATCTTTCCTTGGGTCTGCTGATGATAGTGAGAATCCTGCCCGGACTGACCTCATTCCTCGGTGTCGGACCAGTATCCACGCTAAGAAAATGGAGCTTTCCACCGCCGCGACCTTGGGAGTATGCGTGGGTCGTGTGCCTGATGGCGGTGATGGTAGGGTGGCGTTCCATGGCCAGGAATGAAATCAGACTTCTGAAGCAGTATGTTGTGGGATCTGTAATTTTCGGTATTCTTCCCGTGGTCTATGGGTTCGTTGAACAAAGTGATGACTTATACgcatatttaaatgaaaaaagatTCCAAGGACAGTTTTTTGGATACCCGGCAGTTCTCGTGTTCTACCTATTTCTTTTCATAGCCATTCAGGTTCATGCATTTGGTGTGTACTTTTCATATCAACTTCTGAAGTCATGGAAACCCCGGGAAAAGAAGACGCAATGA
- the LOC125673523 gene encoding protein jagunal-like isoform X3, whose protein sequence is MFNSAPWMKDSLNKSRLRTDLIVHLSLGLLMIVRILPGLTSFLGVGPVSTLRKWSFPPPRPWEYAWVVCLMAVMVGWRSMARNEIRLLKQYVVGSVIFGILPVVYGFVEQSDDLYAYLNEKRFQGQFFGYPAVLVFYLFLFIAIQVHAFGVYFSYQLLKSWKPREKKTQ, encoded by the exons ATGTTTAACAGTGCACCGTGGATGAAAGA TTCCCTGAACAAGTCCCGGTTACGGACCGACCTTATTGTTCATCTTTCCTTGGGTCTGCTGATGATAGTGAGAATCCTGCCCGGACTGACCTCATTCCTCGGTGTCGGACCAGTATCCACGCTAAGAAAATGGAGCTTTCCACCGCCGCGACCTTGGGAGTATGCGTGGGTCGTGTGCCTGATGGCGGTGATGGTAGGGTGGCGTTCCATGGCCAGGAATGAAATCAGACTTCTGAAGCAGTATGTTGTGGGATCTGTAATTTTCGGTATTCTTCCCGTGGTCTATGGGTTCGTTGAACAAAGTGATGACTTATACgcatatttaaatgaaaaaagatTCCAAGGACAGTTTTTTGGATACCCGGCAGTTCTCGTGTTCTACCTATTTCTTTTCATAGCCATTCAGGTTCATGCATTTGGTGTGTACTTTTCATATCAACTTCTGAAGTCATGGAAACCCCGGGAAAAGAAGACGCAATGA
- the LOC125673519 gene encoding interleukin-1 receptor-associated kinase 1-binding protein 1-like has product MSLFKPSHVFANLPDTASEMNKMNSFANNENQITEAKIDNRVIQVSSVGVVTLPPDRCKLTARITSTKENVSDVKESTTRRLDYIIQTFHNHSVKDSDIQINKSMRRVESMYQMDVEVSALFIDLHKCQNVSNLLVEKLDPTVTVCLPDFFHSSVTLQNLRHQASLLAIHNAKQKAQEMAKFVNQSVGRPISIKEQENKEWQGTEDSPEEFNTPRTLQQKLNNASVTVSSKISITFELKPKVKKSGPDAKS; this is encoded by the exons ATGAGTTTATTTAAACCATCTCATGTTTTTGCTAATCTTCCTGATACAGCATCAGAAATGAACAAGATGAATTCATTCGCAAATAACGAGAACCAAATAACAGAGGCCAAGATTGACAACCGTGTAATCCAAGTTTCCTCTGTTGGAGTAGTGACGTTGCCTCCTGACAGATGCAAACTAACCGCTAGAATAACATCAACAAAGGAAAATGTTTCAGACGTTAAAGAGAGCACCACAAGAAGACTAGATTATATAATACAGACGTTTCATAATCATTCAGTAAAG GATTCAGACATCCAGATTAACAAAAGCATGCGCCGTGTGGAATCCATGTATCAGATGGATGTGGAGGTATCCGCACTATTCATCGACCTCCATAAatgtcaaaatgtttccaaCCTTCTAGTGGAGAAACTGGACCCGACTGTGACTGTGTGTCTGCCCGATTTCTTTCACTCATCCGTAACTCTGCAGAATCTAAG ACACCAAGCTAGTTTACTTGCCATTCATAATGCAAAACAGAAAGCTCAAGAAATGGCTAAGTTTGTGAACCAGTCTGTCGGGCGACCCATCAGCATCAAGGAACAAGAAAACAAGGAATGGCAGGGGACCGAGGACTCTCCCGAGGAATTCAATACCCCCAGAACTCTACAACAGAAACTAAACAATGCAAGTGTGACTGTCTCTAGCAAAATCTCTATCACTTTTGAACTGAAACCGAAAGTGAAAAAGTCAGGACCAGATGCCAAGAGTTAG
- the LOC125673501 gene encoding uncharacterized protein LOC125673501, translating to MLSEILALFVVIVAIRRCTGESAFVCTEKGSGKQTIELHCPFGTEIQIKESVYGRNKWRQCLYTVGDCTEPADISEECCGRRNCNVTVWRIYSIQCEYVTFFRVIYECVEKGDAECEHDEDPETHEPDIIDITSHARFPLTSANLYPLNPAVQNQVTPNNHFTDFMYHGSITDPAMPNSLPEEAVNDDLTLIVLSAVSIAVLLVCIIVVVFVLRKFKWQGEKACILSLFVGWCKRHPPDGCENPDAERPSMSRDVRFSTNGNDVNRQNFENLNKDKVASSLTRVVPRDVNHNNECDGGQGDSSDTSSDNHYVVFENIKGEPTGNPVLPPPIAGRVVLDQKAYNSTPVVSEGPGTTAV from the exons ATGTTATCAGAAATATTGGCTCTCTTTGTTGTCATTGTTGCCATTCGGAGGTGCACAG GAGAATCCGCCTTTGTTTGTACGGAGAAGGGATCGGGGAAGCAGACGATTGAACTCCATTGCCCTTTTGGAACTGAGATACAGATCAAGGAGTCCGTGTACGGGCGGAACAAGTGGCGACAGTGTCTTTACACCGTTGGAGATTGCACGGAACCGGCGGATATTTCGGAGGAGTGCTGCGGACGCAGAAACTGCAACGTCACCGTCTGGCGGATTTATTCCATCCAATGCGAATATGTCACGTTTTTCCGTGTAATTTACGAATGTGTGGAAA AGGGGGATGCAGAATGCGAGCATGATGAAGACCCAGAAACACACGAACCGGATATCATAGATATTACATCACACGCCAGATTTCCACTGACGTCAGCTAACCTTTACCCCCTAAATCCAGCCGTACAGAATCAAGTTACTCCTAACAACCATTTCACAGATTTCATGTATCACGGTTCAATCACTGACCCAGCGATGCCAAATTCATTACCAGAGGAGGCAGTAAATGATG ATCTGACGTTGATCGTACTGTCCGCTGTCTCCATTGCTGTCTTGCTGGTCTGTATCATCGTCGTCGTTTTCGTCCTTAGAAAGTTTAAATG GCAAGGAGAAAAAGCATGTATTTTAAGTCTATTTGTTGGTTGGTGCAAACGACATCCTCCAGACGGATGCGAAAATCCAGATGCTGAACGACCTTCAATGTCACGTGATGTTAGATTTTCCACGAACGGAAATGACGTAAATcgacaaaattttgaaaatttaaataaagaTAAAGTGGCGTCATCATTGACTAGAGTGGTACCACGTGACGTTAATCACAATAATGAATGTGATGGTGGCCAGGGAGATTCCTCGGACACGAGTTCTGACAATCATTATGTTGTCTTTGAGAACATCAAGGGAGAACCAACGGGAAACCCTGTTCTTCCGCCTCCAATCGCCGGACGTGTTGTTCTGGACCAGAAAGCATACAACAGTACCCCTGTGGTCTCCGAGGGGCCGGGTACCACTGCTGTGTGA
- the LOC125673490 gene encoding putative ferric-chelate reductase 1 homolog isoform X2 codes for MIVVYLGLVFLCGCYGYPSGAPDSACNSMTPNHGVGPQNTSPPYVIKLSSSNFTAEENLTITITSGDNQNGTTFDGFLIEVFTNLSDTIRFSGGEFTVPSNAHQTCSGGATHSDPKPKSSISLSWKPTSTFSGTVKFRATVVQTYTTFWENIESQSLHVEYIVPSPPPGNTTDVTTNPPHITTSLSSGTTQTPSDMPRCEKGFGCFKSCSGDACDAVVLWRRHENVVDFRIMSRPTNPDHRWVAIGLSPNGKMARTSVVMCLYDNTIFSVIEGINNGYSFSPLPNTTLGLLNMTASIVDTVMTCSFSRQINVTGDLGDVYSLSRKYYLLLGNGPIRSGKPKRHEHTPVVSAAKVDFLLNQDVGAGDESMLMYKLHGSLMIFAWILLSSLGIIIARYYKSNWKGSMPCGVKVWFAIHRILMSSVFLITGLAFAIIFIKVGTLLQMTDGSVYLKYHPILGITVMALSLVNPVMALFRCKPGHKYRHVFHYSHMFVGMSAQILAATTIYFGVNLEKSNTPVEASYVVIAYATTYALIEFILECEKQYRKSYEDDIEKQYILKSAVTEYSPQAQSHTEGNSFKQSILVLHFLCMTSYSAVLIYMVATA; via the exons ATGATCGTCGTCTACTTAGGTTTGGTGTTTCTCTGTGGTTGCTATGGATATCCTTCTGGAGCTCCTGATTCTGCCTGCAACTCCATGACACCCAACCATGGTGTTGGTCCCCAAAATACGTCACCGCCTTACGTCATTAAACTGTCTTCTTCCAATTTCACTGCAGAAGAAAATCTTACAA TAACAATCACATCCGGCGACAATCAGAATGGGACGACTTTTGACGGGTTCCTGATAGAGGTTTTCACAAACCTGTCAGATACCATTAGGTTTTCGGGAGGTGAATTTACTGTACCGAGCAATGCTCATCAGACCTGTAGTGGT GGCGCAACGCATTCTGATCCAAAGCCAAAATCGTCTATCAGTCTCTCCTGGAAACCTACTTCAACATTTAGTGGAACAGTGAAGTTCAG AGCTACAGTCGTGCAGACTTACACGACGTTTTGGGAAAACATTGAGTCCCAGTCTTTACACGTTGAGTACATTGTTCCGTCCCCACCCCCTGGTAATACCACTGACGTCACCACCAATCCGCCCCACATCACCACGTCACTCTCTTCGGGCACCACACAG ACGCCTTCCGACATGCCTCGTTGTGAGAAAGGCTTTGGTTGTTTCAAATCCTGCTCCGGTGACGCGTGTGACGCAGTGGTTTTGTGGAGAAGACATGAAAACGTGGTGGACTTCAGAATCATGTCACGCCCAACAAATCCAGACCACAGATGGGTGGCGATAGGACTCTCCCCGAATGGAAAAATG GCAAGAACAAGTGTTGTGATGTGCCTATACGACAATACAATATTCAGTGTTATAGAGGGTATCAATAATGGCTACTCGTTCTCTCCATTGCCAAAC ACCACGCTTGGGTTACTAAACATGACTGCAAGTATCGTGGATACAGTTATGACATGCTCGTTTTCGCGCCAAATTAACGTAACTGGAGATTTGGGAGACGTGTACAGTCtctcacgaaaatattatcTCTTACTGGGAAACGGCCCTATCAGAAGTG GGAAACCTAAGCGACACGAACATACACCTGTTGTCAGTGCAGCTAAAGTGGACTTCCTTTTGAATCAAGATGTCGGGGCCGGCGATGAGTCCATGTTGATGTACAAATTACACG GCAGCCTGATGATTTTTGCGTGGATTCTTTTGTCCAGTCTGGGTATAATTATTGCGCGCTACTATAAGTCAAACTGGAAGGGATCGATGCCTTGCGGAGTCAAAGTCTGGTTCGCT ATTCACAGAATACTTATGTCGTCGGTGTTTCTTATCACGGGACTTGCCTTTGCCATTATATTCATAAAAGTCGGAACTCTtctccag ATGACTGATGGAAGTGTATACCTGAAATACCATCCAATTCTCGGGATCACAGTCATGGCACTAAGCCTGGTGAAC CCAGTGATGGCTCTATTCCGCTGTAAACCGGGACACAAATACCGACACGTATTTCACTATTCACATATGTTCGTGGGGATGTCAGCACAAATTTTAGCAG CTACCACAATATATTTCGGAGTGAATCTGGAAAAATCAAATACACCCGTTGAAGCCTCATATGTCGTCATAGCTTACGCTACTACATACGCCCTCATAGAATTTATATTAGAATGTGAAAAACAGTACAGAAAGAGCTACG AGGATGACATAGAAAAGCAATATATTCTCAAATCAGCTGTGACTGAATATTCACCGCAAGCGCAATCGCACACTGAG GGAAACTCTTTCAAACAGTCGATTCTGGTACTTCATTTCCTGTGTATGACGTCATACTCTGCGGTACTCATATATATGGTGGCAACAGCGTAG
- the LOC125673490 gene encoding putative ferric-chelate reductase 1 homolog isoform X1, which yields MNASFINILFDILILHFSARMIVVYLGLVFLCGCYGYPSGAPDSACNSMTPNHGVGPQNTSPPYVIKLSSSNFTAEENLTITITSGDNQNGTTFDGFLIEVFTNLSDTIRFSGGEFTVPSNAHQTCSGGATHSDPKPKSSISLSWKPTSTFSGTVKFRATVVQTYTTFWENIESQSLHVEYIVPSPPPGNTTDVTTNPPHITTSLSSGTTQTPSDMPRCEKGFGCFKSCSGDACDAVVLWRRHENVVDFRIMSRPTNPDHRWVAIGLSPNGKMARTSVVMCLYDNTIFSVIEGINNGYSFSPLPNTTLGLLNMTASIVDTVMTCSFSRQINVTGDLGDVYSLSRKYYLLLGNGPIRSGKPKRHEHTPVVSAAKVDFLLNQDVGAGDESMLMYKLHGSLMIFAWILLSSLGIIIARYYKSNWKGSMPCGVKVWFAIHRILMSSVFLITGLAFAIIFIKVGTLLQMTDGSVYLKYHPILGITVMALSLVNPVMALFRCKPGHKYRHVFHYSHMFVGMSAQILAATTIYFGVNLEKSNTPVEASYVVIAYATTYALIEFILECEKQYRKSYEDDIEKQYILKSAVTEYSPQAQSHTEGNSFKQSILVLHFLCMTSYSAVLIYMVATA from the exons ATGAATGCATcgtttataaatattttatttgatattctaaTCCTTCATTTTTCAGCCAGAATGATCGTCGTCTACTTAGGTTTGGTGTTTCTCTGTGGTTGCTATGGATATCCTTCTGGAGCTCCTGATTCTGCCTGCAACTCCATGACACCCAACCATGGTGTTGGTCCCCAAAATACGTCACCGCCTTACGTCATTAAACTGTCTTCTTCCAATTTCACTGCAGAAGAAAATCTTACAA TAACAATCACATCCGGCGACAATCAGAATGGGACGACTTTTGACGGGTTCCTGATAGAGGTTTTCACAAACCTGTCAGATACCATTAGGTTTTCGGGAGGTGAATTTACTGTACCGAGCAATGCTCATCAGACCTGTAGTGGT GGCGCAACGCATTCTGATCCAAAGCCAAAATCGTCTATCAGTCTCTCCTGGAAACCTACTTCAACATTTAGTGGAACAGTGAAGTTCAG AGCTACAGTCGTGCAGACTTACACGACGTTTTGGGAAAACATTGAGTCCCAGTCTTTACACGTTGAGTACATTGTTCCGTCCCCACCCCCTGGTAATACCACTGACGTCACCACCAATCCGCCCCACATCACCACGTCACTCTCTTCGGGCACCACACAG ACGCCTTCCGACATGCCTCGTTGTGAGAAAGGCTTTGGTTGTTTCAAATCCTGCTCCGGTGACGCGTGTGACGCAGTGGTTTTGTGGAGAAGACATGAAAACGTGGTGGACTTCAGAATCATGTCACGCCCAACAAATCCAGACCACAGATGGGTGGCGATAGGACTCTCCCCGAATGGAAAAATG GCAAGAACAAGTGTTGTGATGTGCCTATACGACAATACAATATTCAGTGTTATAGAGGGTATCAATAATGGCTACTCGTTCTCTCCATTGCCAAAC ACCACGCTTGGGTTACTAAACATGACTGCAAGTATCGTGGATACAGTTATGACATGCTCGTTTTCGCGCCAAATTAACGTAACTGGAGATTTGGGAGACGTGTACAGTCtctcacgaaaatattatcTCTTACTGGGAAACGGCCCTATCAGAAGTG GGAAACCTAAGCGACACGAACATACACCTGTTGTCAGTGCAGCTAAAGTGGACTTCCTTTTGAATCAAGATGTCGGGGCCGGCGATGAGTCCATGTTGATGTACAAATTACACG GCAGCCTGATGATTTTTGCGTGGATTCTTTTGTCCAGTCTGGGTATAATTATTGCGCGCTACTATAAGTCAAACTGGAAGGGATCGATGCCTTGCGGAGTCAAAGTCTGGTTCGCT ATTCACAGAATACTTATGTCGTCGGTGTTTCTTATCACGGGACTTGCCTTTGCCATTATATTCATAAAAGTCGGAACTCTtctccag ATGACTGATGGAAGTGTATACCTGAAATACCATCCAATTCTCGGGATCACAGTCATGGCACTAAGCCTGGTGAAC CCAGTGATGGCTCTATTCCGCTGTAAACCGGGACACAAATACCGACACGTATTTCACTATTCACATATGTTCGTGGGGATGTCAGCACAAATTTTAGCAG CTACCACAATATATTTCGGAGTGAATCTGGAAAAATCAAATACACCCGTTGAAGCCTCATATGTCGTCATAGCTTACGCTACTACATACGCCCTCATAGAATTTATATTAGAATGTGAAAAACAGTACAGAAAGAGCTACG AGGATGACATAGAAAAGCAATATATTCTCAAATCAGCTGTGACTGAATATTCACCGCAAGCGCAATCGCACACTGAG GGAAACTCTTTCAAACAGTCGATTCTGGTACTTCATTTCCTGTGTATGACGTCATACTCTGCGGTACTCATATATATGGTGGCAACAGCGTAG